A stretch of DNA from Deltaproteobacteria bacterium CG11_big_fil_rev_8_21_14_0_20_42_23:
TGATTTTTGTTGAGCCTCCGAAAAAACACACCGCTCAAGGTCCGCTATCTTGAAAAAATGGGTTTTTCAGGGGGAACTACTTATCTCTGCTTCGGCCGTTGGATTTTATGGTGACAGAAATGATGAAACTCTTGATGAAAATGCGGCAGTAGGCGATCTTTTTCTTTCAGAAGTCGTGAAAAAATGGGAAGAAGCTACTGAGAAAGAAAAAAATGCAGAAATTCGAGTGGTCAATGCTAGAATGGGCATCGTGCTTTCACCAAAAGGCGGAGCCCTTTCGCTGATGCTTCCTGTGTTTCGATTGGGTTTGGGAGGAAGACTGGGAAACGGAGAACAGTTTATAAGTTGGATTGCTCTTTCCGATGTGCTTCGAGCATATCATTTTGGAGTAGAGCATGAAGAGGTGCAAGGGCCGGTTAATTTTTGCGCACCATTTCCGGAAAAAAATAAAAATTTTACAAAAATTTTGGCAAAAAAATTAAATCGCCCAGCTTTTTTTCATGTTCCATCCTTTTTAATAAAACTTTTCATAAGACAACAGGGAAAAGAATTACTGCTGGCATCCGCAAAAGTATTTCCGAAAAAATTGGAAAAAGCAGGATTTTTGTTTGAAAATCAAAAACTTCAGCAAGCTTTTGATACACTTCTCTAATTTTTTCCTGTTTTTATTTCCAAATTTCCTGTCATCTTGGGAATTTCGTAGAGACGCATTGCAATGCGTCTCTACAATTGTTCGCATTACTACAGGCAAAATGAGAATTGCCAGAGGAGATCCCGCATCCAGTGCGGGATGACAGAGAGTTGATTGAATGACACGGGACCGATTTAATCAGCGATCAAATAAAACTATCGACTGATGTTGGTGATTCCACCCATGAAAGGTTGAAGTACTTTGGGAATGAGGATACTTCCGTCTGCTTGTTGGTGGTTTTCAAGTAAGCCGATCAACGCGCGGCTGATGGCGATGGCGGTGCCGTTCAACATGTGAACGAATTCAGTTTTTTTGCTGCCTTCGGGGCGATAGCGAATTTTCAAACGGCGAGATTGGTAGTCGGTGCAGTTGGAAGTGGAAGTGACTTCTCCCCATTCACCTTTTTCTCCGCGGCCAGGCATCCAGGCTTCTAAATCAAACTTGCGATAAGCAGGTCCACCTAAATCACCGGTGCAAATATCCAAAACACGATATGGAATTTCCAAAGCCTGAAAAATTTCTTCTTCCAACGCCAAAAATTCATCATGGATTTTTTCAGATTCAGTTTGGCTGCAGAAGGCAAACATTTCAATTTTGGTAAACTGATGGACGCGGTAAAGGCCTTTGGATTCTTTGCCAGCTGCACCAGCTTCAGTGCGGAAGCAATGTGAAACGCCCACATAACGCAGGGGCAAGTTTGCTTCTTCTAAAATTTTGTCTGAAAGATAACCGCCCAAAGTGATTTCGGCTGTTCCAATGAGGCAGAGGTCTGTGTTGGCAATAGAGTAGACTTGGGTTTCTTCACCACGAGGATTGAAGCCAATGCCTTCCAAAATGCTTTCGCGAGCTAAATCGGGAGTGATAAAAGGCGTGAAGCCTTTTTTATGAAGAAGCTGAAGGGCAAATTGAATGAGGGCAAACTCAAGCAGTGCCGCTTCGTTTTTGAGGTAGTAAAATTTTTGTCCACTGACTTTTGCGCCAGCTTCGAAATCGATGAGGTCTAATTTTTCGCCAAGTTGCACATGGTCTAAAGGCTTGAGCGAAAACTGTGGAATTTTTCCCACCGTGCGAAGTTCTTTGCTTTCAAATTCCGTTTTTCCGCGCGGTGAATCTGGGTGAGTCATGTTGGGAATGGCGCGAGCAAGTTCGAAGAGTTTGGCTTCGATGTCTTGAAACTGTTCGTTCAAGTCTTTTTCTTGCTGCTTGAGGTCTTTTCCTCTTGCAACAAACTGAGCGCGTTTTTCTGCTTCCAGTTTGGTTTTCATGGCGCCAGCAATCACATTTTGCTCTTGGCGAATGCCCTCTAAAGATTGCATGATGGCACGACGCTGAGCGTCCTGCTGAAGAAAAAGGTCGAAGTTGATGTGGCGAACATTTCTCTCGAGGCAGTTTTGCTTCACGGCTTCAATGTTTTCACGGATAAACTTCAAATCGAGCATACAACGATCCTTTATTTCCCTTTGTTGAGCTCTTCTTCAATAATCTGTTTGAAGTTTTGGTAAGGCTGAGCCCCAGAAAGCATAATTCCATTGATGAAGAAGGCTGGTGTGCCGTTAACTCCAGCTTTGATGCCTTCTTGCTGTTCATCTTGAACTTGTTTTGCATATTTTCCGCTGTCGAGGCAAGTGTTGAAATTTTCAGTATCGAGCTCGAGGCGTTTGGCATATTCTTTTAAGTTATCCACTTTCAAATTGGCGCGGTTGTTAAACAGTATTTTGTTGCACTCGAAATATTTGCCTTGTTCATCCGCGCAGTGGCAAGCTTCATGCGCTTTTGGTGCATCTTTGTGCATATAAAGAGGGAAATCTTTGAAGACGTAGTGAATCTTGTCTTTATATTCATCCAAAAGTTTCCAAATGGTTGGTCTTACTTGTTGGCAGTAAGGGCATTGGTAGTCAGACCATTCCACAATTGTGATGGGCGCATCTTTTGGCCCAAGCGATGGCGAGTTGCCCACATCAATTTTCACGCGGGGAGTTTCTAGGTTTGAGCTTACTTGAGTAGTGTCTTTCAAGCTTTGAATATGCGCGCGAAGGAGTTGAGATTTTTGGTTTTCAACCACATACTGCTGGATGTTGCTTTTCATTTCTTCAAAGGCCGGCATGTTGGGTTGCTTGCGGCTATTGTAAAGAGAAAGCAGCTCTTCTTCAGTTGGCATTTTTACTTTTGCGTCAACTTCTTCGGCAAGATAAGCATCTACCGTTTTGCCAGCTTTTTTTGCCGCCATTTCGAGGAGTTTTTTGTTGATGAGGTCGTTTAAAACGCCTTTGCGGATTTGGTAGGTTTTAAGTTCAACTTCTTGAAGTTCGCTTTTGGCAGCTTCATCCAGTTCATTGAGGCTGATGCTGATATCACCCACTTTTGCTACGGTAGGATTACTTCCAGTTCCGCAAGCAGTAAGGGCAAAAACAAGCATAAGAGATAAAAAAAACGTTTTCATAAGGTATTCCTTCCGATTTGTGGTGATTCCAGCGAAAAATTATGGAAAGGGAGAATAAACGAAGCGCTACGCC
This window harbors:
- a CDS encoding TIGR01777 family protein, encoding MLKKWVFQGELLISASAVGFYGDRNDETLDENAAVGDLFLSEVVKKWEEATEKEKNAEIRVVNARMGIVLSPKGGALSLMLPVFRLGLGGRLGNGEQFISWIALSDVLRAYHFGVEHEEVQGPVNFCAPFPEKNKNFTKILAKKLNRPAFFHVPSFLIKLFIRQQGKELLLASAKVFPKKLEKAGFLFENQKLQQAFDTLL
- a CDS encoding serine--tRNA ligase, which produces MLDLKFIRENIEAVKQNCLERNVRHINFDLFLQQDAQRRAIMQSLEGIRQEQNVIAGAMKTKLEAEKRAQFVARGKDLKQQEKDLNEQFQDIEAKLFELARAIPNMTHPDSPRGKTEFESKELRTVGKIPQFSLKPLDHVQLGEKLDLIDFEAGAKVSGQKFYYLKNEAALLEFALIQFALQLLHKKGFTPFITPDLARESILEGIGFNPRGEETQVYSIANTDLCLIGTAEITLGGYLSDKILEEANLPLRYVGVSHCFRTEAGAAGKESKGLYRVHQFTKIEMFAFCSQTESEKIHDEFLALEEEIFQALEIPYRVLDICTGDLGGPAYRKFDLEAWMPGRGEKGEWGEVTSTSNCTDYQSRRLKIRYRPEGSKKTEFVHMLNGTAIAISRALIGLLENHQQADGSILIPKVLQPFMGGITNISR
- a CDS encoding thioredoxin, whose amino-acid sequence is MKTFFLSLMLVFALTACGTGSNPTVAKVGDISISLNELDEAAKSELQEVELKTYQIRKGVLNDLINKKLLEMAAKKAGKTVDAYLAEEVDAKVKMPTEEELLSLYNSRKQPNMPAFEEMKSNIQQYVVENQKSQLLRAHIQSLKDTTQVSSNLETPRVKIDVGNSPSLGPKDAPITIVEWSDYQCPYCQQVRPTIWKLLDEYKDKIHYVFKDFPLYMHKDAPKAHEACHCADEQGKYFECNKILFNNRANLKVDNLKEYAKRLELDTENFNTCLDSGKYAKQVQDEQQEGIKAGVNGTPAFFINGIMLSGAQPYQNFKQIIEEELNKGK